A stretch of the Paenibacillus dendritiformis genome encodes the following:
- a CDS encoding Crp/Fnr family transcriptional regulator: MIELLKRVPLFTDLSDEQLDIVASITSRREYHPHTTLFQQGEPGDTFCIVMRGTVKIYTSSRQGLQKTLAVFQAGDSFGELALIDGKPRSATAETLEETVLLTVNSESFHLMMRAHYDIAKQIMIQLCSRLRSTNGHVSELTFLDAPSRVVKNIVRIAQHEGKRQGDKIHIPHAFDPDAMAGLAGVHRTVLEQVIRDLEQQRILSLGHSQYTIDVSKLFQSPYIN, translated from the coding sequence ATGATAGAGTTACTGAAAAGGGTTCCGTTATTCACCGATCTCAGCGATGAACAGCTCGATATCGTCGCTTCCATCACCTCTCGCCGCGAATATCACCCGCATACGACGCTCTTCCAGCAAGGCGAGCCGGGCGATACCTTCTGTATCGTCATGCGGGGGACGGTCAAAATCTATACGTCCAGCCGGCAAGGCCTGCAAAAGACGCTCGCCGTCTTCCAGGCGGGAGACAGCTTCGGCGAGCTGGCCCTCATCGACGGCAAACCGCGCTCCGCGACGGCCGAGACGCTGGAAGAGACCGTACTGCTCACCGTCAATTCCGAGAGCTTCCATCTGATGATGCGTGCGCACTACGACATCGCCAAGCAGATTATGATTCAGCTCTGCAGCCGTCTGCGCTCGACGAACGGCCATGTCTCGGAGCTGACATTCCTTGACGCGCCGAGCCGGGTCGTCAAGAACATTGTCCGCATCGCCCAGCATGAAGGGAAGCGGCAGGGCGACAAAATCCACATTCCCCACGCGTTCGATCCGGACGCGATGGCTGGATTGGCCGGCGTGCACCGCACCGTGCTGGAACAGGTGATCCGCGATTTGGAACAGCAGCGCATCTTGTCGCTGGGCCATTCGCAATACACGATCGACGTGTCCAAGCTGTTCCAGAGCCCGTATATCAACTGA
- the hemB gene encoding porphobilinogen synthase — protein sequence MAYPTTRLRRLRGTAAIRNMVRETVITTHDLIMPVFVTFGTGIKEEIASMPGVYHFSLDLLDAEIDEIAALGIPAIVLFGVPETKDAAGTSAFEEDGIVQRATRQIKARHPELLVIADTCLCQYTDHGHCGMIHVHEANGVKTGIVDNDESLAYLVRTAVSQAAAGADIIAPSNMMDGFVHAIRAGLDEAGFESVPIMSYSVKYASAFYGPFRDAAHSAPQFGDRKTYQMDPANAREALREAEADVAEGADMLMVKPAMAYMDIIRTLKEQFDLPVVAYNVSGEYSMVKAAARMGWIDEKAVTMELLVGLKRAGADTIITYHAKDAARWLKDAE from the coding sequence ATGGCATATCCGACAACACGGCTCCGCCGCCTGCGGGGGACGGCAGCCATTCGCAATATGGTGAGGGAGACGGTGATTACCACTCATGATCTCATCATGCCCGTATTTGTAACCTTCGGCACGGGAATTAAGGAAGAGATTGCATCGATGCCGGGCGTATATCATTTCTCGCTCGATCTGCTCGATGCCGAAATCGATGAGATCGCGGCGCTGGGCATTCCGGCGATCGTGCTCTTCGGCGTGCCGGAGACGAAGGATGCGGCAGGCACCTCCGCTTTTGAAGAGGATGGAATCGTGCAGCGGGCGACGCGCCAGATCAAGGCCCGCCATCCGGAGCTGCTCGTGATCGCGGATACCTGCCTGTGCCAATATACGGACCATGGCCATTGCGGCATGATTCATGTGCATGAGGCGAACGGCGTGAAGACCGGGATCGTCGACAATGACGAGTCGCTTGCTTATCTCGTGCGCACGGCGGTATCCCAAGCCGCGGCGGGCGCCGACATCATCGCGCCTTCCAATATGATGGACGGCTTCGTGCACGCCATTCGGGCCGGCTTGGACGAGGCGGGCTTCGAATCGGTTCCGATCATGTCCTATTCGGTCAAATACGCCTCCGCCTTCTACGGCCCGTTCCGGGATGCGGCTCATTCCGCGCCGCAGTTCGGCGACCGCAAGACATACCAGATGGATCCGGCCAATGCGCGCGAAGCGCTGCGCGAAGCGGAAGCGGATGTCGCCGAAGGGGCGGACATGCTGATGGTGAAGCCGGCGATGGCCTATATGGATATTATCCGCACGCTGAAGGAACAATTCGATCTGCCGGTCGTCGCGTATAACGTCAGCGGCGAATATTCCATGGTCAAGGCGGCTGCCCGCATGGGCTGGATCGATGAGAAAGCCGTGACGATGGAACTGCTGGTCGGCTTGAAAAGAGCGGGAGCGGACACAATCATTACTTACCATGCGAAGGACGCGGCCCGCTGGCTGAAGGATGCGGAGTAA
- a CDS encoding RluA family pseudouridine synthase: protein MAIGWRRRGEWAEFMPERRILASEDALRAWLLETLRMPPNMLRQMLAEDKIRTAGDRLRLHLFPEEAMTTEPADEPAEILYEDDAVLVAYKPAGMAVHATTAEQEKKRDSLAHAIACHYAWTGQSLRVRHIHRLDTDTTGPVLIAKHALPHAVLDADMRSKAIRRSYAAIVQGCPRMSAGTIDAPIGKDRHHPSRRRVSPTGSPAVTHYAVEQAGRDLSLVKLRLETGRTHQIRVHMSHIGHPLAGDTLYGGDGRLFGRQALHGEALTFRHPLSGEWLEIQAPWPGDMARLRQKI from the coding sequence ATGGCGATCGGATGGAGGCGGCGGGGCGAATGGGCGGAGTTCATGCCGGAGCGCCGCATTCTGGCGTCGGAGGACGCGTTGCGCGCGTGGCTGCTGGAGACGCTTCGCATGCCGCCGAATATGCTGCGCCAGATGCTGGCGGAGGATAAAATCCGCACCGCCGGAGATCGGCTGCGGCTGCATCTGTTCCCGGAGGAAGCGATGACGACAGAGCCGGCGGATGAACCCGCCGAGATTCTATATGAAGACGATGCCGTGCTGGTCGCTTACAAGCCTGCGGGGATGGCGGTGCATGCGACTACGGCAGAGCAGGAGAAAAAGCGGGACAGTCTCGCGCATGCGATCGCATGCCATTACGCATGGACGGGCCAATCGCTGCGCGTCCGCCATATTCACCGTCTGGATACGGATACGACAGGTCCGGTCCTGATCGCAAAGCATGCGCTGCCGCATGCGGTCTTGGATGCCGACATGCGCAGCAAGGCGATTCGCCGCAGCTATGCGGCCATCGTCCAGGGGTGCCCCCGCATGAGCGCGGGGACGATCGATGCGCCGATCGGCAAGGATCGGCATCATCCGTCGCGCCGCCGGGTGAGCCCGACCGGCTCGCCTGCCGTAACCCATTACGCGGTCGAGCAGGCGGGACGGGATCTGTCGCTGGTCAAGCTCCGTCTGGAGACCGGGAGGACGCATCAGATTCGCGTCCATATGAGCCATATCGGCCACCCGCTTGCCGGAGACACGCTGTACGGCGGGGATGGCCGGCTGTTCGGGCGGCAGGCGCTCCATGGGGAAGCGCTGACCTTCCGCCATCCGCTGTCTGGCGAATGGCTGGAGATTCAGGCGCCATGGCCCGGAGACATGGCCCGTCTGCGCCAAAAAATATAG
- a CDS encoding S-adenosylmethionine decarboxylase: MRPRQFRTGPVLAVLLFLLVLWPAMQLYGMLKSSHTSSDPLSMLYEVAQFQISLWQGTMQEAKRYESTAPLNKVKLVAYSAGYTHDRLVRAAGDERLATLPGLSRFVEFITVLQISGDRQLTDLEREVLEQAAAISAQLSDSYAGLFSSSGKIIGSKNEALQAADQRLAETLERYFHPE; this comes from the coding sequence ATGAGACCACGCCAATTTCGGACCGGCCCCGTCTTGGCCGTATTACTGTTTTTGCTTGTATTGTGGCCTGCCATGCAGCTGTACGGAATGTTGAAGTCTTCCCACACTTCATCCGATCCGCTCTCGATGCTGTATGAGGTTGCCCAGTTCCAGATTAGCCTGTGGCAAGGAACGATGCAGGAGGCGAAGCGATACGAGTCGACCGCTCCGCTGAACAAGGTGAAGCTCGTCGCTTATTCGGCCGGCTATACGCATGATCGTCTCGTCCGGGCCGCAGGAGATGAGCGGCTGGCTACGCTTCCCGGACTGAGCCGGTTCGTTGAATTCATCACGGTCCTGCAGATTAGCGGCGATCGTCAATTGACCGATCTGGAGCGTGAGGTTCTCGAACAGGCGGCGGCCATCTCGGCTCAGCTATCGGACAGCTATGCCGGACTGTTCTCTTCGTCAGGCAAGATTATCGGCTCGAAGAACGAAGCGCTGCAAGCGGCCGATCAGCGCCTTGCCGAGACGCTGGAGCGGTACTTTCATCCCGAATAG
- a CDS encoding cytochrome C assembly family protein encodes MLTNSWIYDAIIYTYALSLLFYFSDTVGRNRRAKRMGTGLLVFVWVLQTIFLVVRIIRHQDVPIISSFEFMFLFSWLLVTASLAINRFFSIEYVVFFVNLVGFALLIINMLNDPTSSSVMAEWEMMHNLLVFHITLAACGFAALTVGAIFSGMYVFLHHRLKRRQWSEAVRRLPSLERMERMSYFAVIIGIPFFLLSLAVAIGVVLLGNRIELLTDFKIWFTLIALALYFSYFWVRTRAVLTGLRLALWNVGCYAFMVLNFSLNSLSAFHR; translated from the coding sequence ATGTTGACGAATAGCTGGATTTACGATGCGATTATTTACACATATGCCCTGAGCCTTCTGTTTTATTTTTCCGATACCGTTGGGAGGAATCGGAGAGCGAAGCGGATGGGCACAGGGCTTCTTGTTTTTGTATGGGTGCTGCAGACGATTTTTCTCGTCGTGCGCATTATCCGTCACCAGGATGTCCCGATTATCAGCAGCTTTGAGTTTATGTTTCTGTTCTCTTGGCTGCTCGTCACGGCGTCCTTGGCGATCAACCGTTTTTTTTCGATTGAGTATGTCGTATTTTTTGTCAATCTGGTTGGGTTTGCGCTGCTCATTATCAATATGCTGAATGATCCGACATCCTCCTCCGTCATGGCGGAGTGGGAGATGATGCACAATCTGCTTGTCTTTCATATCACGCTGGCCGCCTGCGGCTTTGCGGCCTTGACCGTAGGGGCGATCTTTTCGGGGATGTACGTCTTTTTGCATCACCGTCTGAAGAGAAGGCAATGGTCGGAAGCCGTGCGGCGCTTGCCCAGCCTGGAGCGGATGGAGCGAATGTCTTATTTCGCCGTCATCATCGGGATTCCGTTCTTCCTGCTCTCTCTGGCGGTCGCGATCGGCGTGGTGCTGTTGGGCAACCGGATCGAGCTTTTGACCGATTTCAAGATTTGGTTCACTTTAATCGCCCTTGCTCTTTATTTTTCTTATTTTTGGGTGAGAACCCGGGCCGTGCTGACAGGGTTACGGCTCGCATTGTGGAATGTAGGATGTTATGCGTTTATGGTGCTGAATTTCAGCTTGAATTCCTTATCGGCATTTCATCGCTAG
- the hemL gene encoding glutamate-1-semialdehyde 2,1-aminomutase, which yields MTENLSARRDARSRAAFEEAKQYIPGGVNSPVRAFKSVGLTPVYVERGCGSRIFDIDGNEFIDYVCSWGPLIVGHAHPQVVQAIQETAAKGTSFGAPTELETMMAKTVVERVPSVDIVRMVNSGTEATMSALRLARGITKRSKILKFEGSYHGHADSLLIKAGSGVATLGLPDSPGVPEGVASNTITVPYNDLEGVKLAFERFGEELACVIVEPVAGNMGVVPPQPGFLEGLRALTEQYGSLLIFDEVMTGFRVGYHCAQGRFGVTPDLTCFGKVIGGGLPVGAYGGKREYMEQVAPSGPIYQAGTLSGNPLAMAAGYTTLSLLTPEVYEELERKAAKLEEGFLRNARDTGIACTINRVGSMVCPFFTEQPVTNFDSARTSDLERFRRYFAELLDRGVNIAPSQFEGMFVSTAHTDQDLAATIEAHYEALKRL from the coding sequence ATGACGGAAAATTTATCTGCGCGCCGCGATGCCCGTTCCCGCGCCGCTTTTGAGGAAGCCAAGCAGTACATACCTGGCGGCGTGAACAGTCCGGTCCGGGCCTTCAAATCGGTCGGCCTGACTCCGGTCTACGTAGAGCGCGGCTGCGGCTCCCGGATTTTTGATATCGACGGGAACGAATTTATCGACTATGTCTGCTCCTGGGGACCGCTTATCGTCGGGCACGCCCATCCGCAGGTCGTGCAGGCGATTCAGGAGACGGCGGCCAAGGGGACGAGCTTCGGCGCTCCGACCGAGCTGGAGACAATGATGGCCAAGACGGTGGTGGAGCGGGTGCCTTCCGTCGATATCGTCCGCATGGTCAATTCCGGCACGGAAGCGACGATGAGCGCGCTTCGCCTCGCCCGCGGCATTACGAAGCGAAGCAAAATATTAAAATTCGAAGGCTCCTATCACGGCCATGCGGACAGCTTGCTCATTAAGGCGGGCTCCGGCGTGGCGACGTTGGGCCTCCCTGACAGTCCGGGCGTCCCGGAAGGCGTGGCCAGCAATACGATTACGGTGCCGTACAACGACCTGGAAGGGGTCAAGCTCGCCTTCGAACGCTTCGGCGAGGAGCTGGCATGCGTCATTGTCGAGCCGGTCGCGGGCAATATGGGCGTCGTGCCGCCGCAGCCAGGCTTCCTGGAAGGGCTTCGCGCATTGACGGAGCAATACGGCAGCCTGCTCATCTTCGATGAAGTCATGACCGGCTTCCGCGTTGGCTATCACTGCGCGCAAGGCCGCTTCGGCGTTACGCCGGATCTGACCTGCTTCGGCAAGGTCATCGGCGGAGGCTTGCCGGTCGGCGCATATGGCGGCAAGCGGGAATATATGGAGCAGGTGGCGCCGAGCGGGCCGATTTATCAGGCGGGCACGCTGAGCGGCAACCCGCTGGCGATGGCGGCCGGCTATACGACGCTGTCGCTGCTGACGCCGGAAGTGTACGAGGAGCTGGAGCGCAAGGCGGCCAAGCTCGAGGAAGGCTTCCTGCGCAATGCGCGGGATACCGGCATCGCCTGCACGATCAACCGGGTTGGCTCGATGGTCTGCCCGTTCTTCACCGAGCAACCGGTGACCAACTTCGATTCGGCGCGCACGTCCGATCTCGAGCGCTTCCGCCGCTACTTTGCGGAGCTGCTTGATCGGGGCGTCAACATCGCGCCGTCCCAGTTCGAAGGCATGTTCGTATCGACGGCGCATACCGATCAAGATCTGGCTGCGACGATCGAGGCGCATTATGAAGCGTTAAAACGTCTGTAG
- a CDS encoding precorrin-2 dehydrogenase/sirohydrochlorin ferrochelatase family protein: MEHTADPCPLYPLMLRLAGRRCVVIGGGSVAARKVTSLLASGAEVTVVSPRLTPELGRLAHEGRIGCREREYESADVEGALLVFAATDRPSVNERVAEDARRAGALINMAHDPEGSDFANPGSARKGMVQVAVYAGGASPTLTRRLTAKLAGQVDDGLADLAARLSSARRAARARIEAPERRHELLRRYAGDCWQAYELGKEAPAWHEWLERRCPGALSPSGMAAVPGREEQPGTNGTLVIEGPPGAGAEAGGKVPRG, encoded by the coding sequence ATGGAGCATACGGCCGATCCCTGTCCGCTGTATCCGCTGATGCTTCGACTCGCCGGGCGCCGGTGCGTCGTCATCGGAGGCGGGTCCGTGGCCGCGCGCAAAGTAACCTCATTGCTGGCCAGCGGCGCCGAAGTCACGGTAGTCAGCCCGAGGTTGACGCCGGAGCTTGGGCGCTTGGCGCATGAGGGGCGGATTGGTTGCCGGGAACGCGAATACGAGTCAGCCGACGTGGAGGGAGCCCTGCTCGTATTCGCGGCCACGGATCGCCCGTCCGTGAATGAACGGGTGGCGGAGGATGCCCGCCGGGCCGGGGCGTTAATCAATATGGCCCATGATCCGGAGGGCAGCGACTTCGCCAATCCCGGTTCCGCGCGGAAAGGGATGGTTCAGGTGGCGGTCTACGCGGGCGGTGCCAGCCCGACGTTGACCCGCCGGCTTACGGCGAAGCTGGCCGGGCAGGTGGATGACGGGCTGGCCGATCTGGCAGCCCGTCTCTCTTCCGCCCGCCGTGCTGCAAGAGCCCGCATCGAGGCGCCGGAGCGCCGTCATGAGCTGCTGCGCCGGTATGCCGGCGACTGCTGGCAGGCCTATGAGCTGGGCAAGGAAGCTCCCGCTTGGCACGAGTGGCTAGAACGCCGTTGTCCGGGTGCCCTGAGCCCGTCTGGCATGGCTGCGGTGCCCGGCCGGGAGGAGCAGCCTGGCACGAATGGAACGCTTGTCATCGAAGGCCCGCCTGGCGCGGGAGCGGAGGCGGGCGGCAAGGTGCCCCGCGGGTAG
- the hemC gene encoding hydroxymethylbilane synthase has product MRTIIVGTRQSALALTQTGHVISALEAICARHGLPYRFEIRKIVTKGDRILDVTLSKVGGKGLFVKEIEQALADREIDMAVHSMKDMPWQLQEGLMIGAIPKREDPRDGLIMKTGSSLSDLPQGATVGTSSLRRSCQLQALRPDLKIVPLRGNIDTRLRKLETEGLDAIVLAAAGLHRMGWQDRITSYLSEEECVPAVGQGALGIECREEDEDLRKLLECYHDADTARTVQAERAFLGRLNGGCQVPIGAHAVLVGAGGTVRLTGLVGSAEDGTILRETMEGEHPESLGVAAAQRLLDRGADRMLP; this is encoded by the coding sequence ATGCGAACAATTATCGTTGGAACCCGGCAGAGCGCGTTGGCGCTTACCCAGACCGGCCATGTCATCTCCGCGCTGGAAGCGATCTGCGCACGGCATGGCTTGCCCTACCGGTTCGAGATTCGAAAAATCGTGACCAAAGGGGACCGCATCCTGGACGTGACGCTGTCGAAGGTCGGCGGCAAGGGATTGTTCGTCAAGGAGATCGAGCAGGCCCTGGCAGACCGCGAGATAGATATGGCGGTCCACAGCATGAAGGACATGCCGTGGCAGCTTCAGGAGGGGCTGATGATCGGGGCCATTCCGAAGCGGGAGGATCCGCGCGATGGCTTAATCATGAAGACGGGAAGCTCTTTGAGCGATTTGCCGCAGGGGGCCACGGTCGGCACGAGCAGTCTGCGGCGCTCCTGTCAGCTCCAGGCGCTGCGGCCCGACTTGAAGATTGTACCGCTGCGCGGCAATATCGACACTCGTCTGCGCAAGCTGGAGACGGAGGGGCTGGATGCCATCGTGCTGGCGGCCGCGGGGCTTCACCGCATGGGATGGCAGGATCGCATCACCTCCTATTTATCCGAGGAGGAGTGCGTGCCCGCGGTGGGGCAAGGCGCCCTCGGCATCGAATGCCGCGAGGAGGATGAAGACTTGCGCAAGCTGCTCGAGTGCTACCATGATGCGGATACCGCCCGCACGGTGCAGGCGGAGCGGGCTTTTCTCGGCCGGCTCAACGGCGGCTGCCAGGTGCCGATCGGCGCGCATGCGGTGCTGGTCGGGGCCGGAGGTACGGTACGGCTGACCGGATTGGTCGGTTCCGCCGAGGATGGTACGATATTGAGAGAAACGATGGAAGGGGAACATCCCGAATCGCTCGGTGTTGCGGCCGCTCAGCGGCTGCTCGATCGAGGCGCGGACCGGATGCTGCCTTAA
- the cobA gene encoding uroporphyrinogen-III C-methyltransferase: MEQHPRPKGVVYLVGAGPGDAGLITVKGLRCLQEADVVVYDRLAGPRLMQYAKRGARKIYVGKLPDRHAMKQEDINRLLVELALEGHTVTRLKGGDPCVFGRVGEEAALLAEHGIRYEIVPGVTSAVAAPAYAGIPVTHRNRASSFCVVTGHESPDKLDEMIEWDKLTQATGTLLFLMGVAKLRYIAERLMAHGRAPDTPVALVRWGTRAEQATITGTLATIADEAERAGFASPAVIVVGEVVLERERLQWAERRPLFGRRVLVTRARDQASELTRRIEDAGGEAYEYPVIELRMPESPASREALSQALTRPDAYDWLVLTSVNGVRFWFRHLREHGADIRQWAHVRIVSVGPKTTEALGEYGIQPDIAAAQFSQEGVWEALRPHAAAGQRALLARGDLSRPWLRKTMEAHGLHADEVDLYETVLPEEDDPELVEMLEQQMIHIVTFTSSSTVTNLLAALRRMGMDDPAQALRGAQIACIGEITARTAREAGLHVDATAASSTIDGLMEAMLELDKEKKTV, from the coding sequence ATGGAGCAGCACCCCCGCCCGAAGGGCGTCGTCTATTTGGTCGGCGCCGGGCCCGGAGATGCCGGATTGATTACGGTAAAAGGCCTGCGCTGTCTGCAGGAGGCGGATGTCGTCGTCTATGACCGCTTGGCAGGTCCGCGTCTGATGCAGTACGCCAAGCGCGGGGCCCGCAAAATCTATGTAGGGAAGCTGCCGGATCGCCATGCGATGAAGCAGGAAGACATTAACCGGCTGCTCGTCGAGTTGGCCTTGGAGGGGCATACGGTGACCCGTCTGAAGGGCGGTGACCCCTGCGTCTTCGGACGCGTGGGCGAGGAGGCGGCCTTGCTGGCGGAGCATGGGATCCGCTATGAGATTGTCCCGGGCGTAACCTCCGCCGTGGCGGCCCCGGCGTATGCCGGCATTCCGGTGACCCACCGGAACCGCGCATCGTCCTTCTGCGTCGTGACCGGCCACGAGAGTCCGGACAAGCTGGACGAGATGATCGAATGGGACAAGCTGACGCAAGCGACCGGGACGCTGCTCTTTCTGATGGGCGTGGCGAAGCTGCGCTATATCGCGGAGCGGCTGATGGCCCACGGGCGGGCTCCGGATACGCCGGTGGCGCTCGTCCGCTGGGGAACGCGGGCGGAGCAGGCGACGATCACCGGCACGCTGGCCACGATTGCCGATGAGGCGGAACGGGCGGGCTTCGCTTCGCCGGCCGTCATCGTCGTCGGCGAGGTCGTGCTGGAGCGGGAGCGCCTGCAATGGGCGGAGCGCCGCCCGCTGTTCGGCCGGCGCGTGCTGGTGACGCGCGCCCGGGATCAGGCGAGCGAGCTGACGCGCCGGATTGAGGATGCCGGCGGGGAGGCGTATGAGTATCCGGTTATCGAGCTCCGCATGCCGGAATCGCCGGCCTCGCGCGAAGCGCTAAGCCAGGCGCTCACCCGGCCGGACGCTTATGACTGGCTCGTGCTGACGAGCGTCAACGGCGTCCGCTTCTGGTTCCGCCACCTGCGGGAGCATGGGGCGGATATCCGCCAGTGGGCCCATGTGCGCATCGTCTCGGTCGGGCCGAAGACGACGGAGGCGCTGGGGGAATACGGAATCCAGCCGGATATCGCGGCCGCCCAGTTCAGCCAGGAGGGCGTCTGGGAAGCGCTGCGTCCTCACGCCGCAGCCGGACAGCGGGCGCTGCTCGCCCGCGGAGACTTGTCCCGGCCCTGGCTGAGGAAGACGATGGAAGCGCATGGGCTGCATGCGGACGAGGTTGATCTGTACGAGACGGTGCTGCCGGAGGAGGACGACCCGGAGCTGGTCGAGATGCTGGAGCAGCAGATGATTCATATCGTGACGTTCACCAGTTCCTCGACCGTGACGAACCTGCTGGCGGCACTGCGCCGGATGGGGATGGACGATCCCGCACAGGCCCTGCGCGGCGCGCAGATCGCCTGCATCGGAGAGATTACGGCGCGGACGGCCCGGGAAGCCGGGCTGCATGTCGACGCGACCGCGGCTTCCTCGACGATCGATGGGCTGATGGAGGCCATGTTGGAGCTGGACAAGGAGAAGAAGACAGTATAA
- the hemA gene encoding glutamyl-tRNA reductase: MHIVVVGMNYRTAPVEIREKFALQEKDWQEAIRQLRNTKSVMECVIVSTCNRTEMYVVVDRLHMCGYFIRSFMEQWFGIPRQQFTPYLYIYEDDRAVEHLFRVTSGLDSMVIGETQILGQIRSAFLFAQQEGTTGTWFNTLFKQAITMAKRAHAETNINDNAVSVSYAAVELGKRIFGSFQGKKVLILGAGKMSELTVKHLYSNGAAEVMVVNRTFSRARELAEQFHGRAGTLEDAGAFLREADIVISSTGAQQYIMTAQDVERVMKLRKSRPLFLIDIAVPRDLDPEIGSVSNVFLYDIDDLEGIVESNLEQRRKEAAKIEAMIAKELDEYRQWLKMLGVTPVIRALQTKAERIHQDTLESLFNKLPDMSEREVKLIRRLTKSMLNQMMHDPILQIKELAAETNGDEALQLFTQLFALEETMAASEPDKGTKRESAAVSSRRDEEPERTKPVLSWAAVTW; encoded by the coding sequence ATGCACATCGTGGTCGTCGGCATGAATTATCGTACGGCGCCTGTGGAGATACGGGAGAAGTTCGCGCTGCAGGAGAAGGATTGGCAAGAGGCTATCCGGCAACTGCGGAATACGAAGAGCGTCATGGAATGCGTGATTGTGTCGACATGCAACCGCACGGAAATGTACGTTGTCGTCGATCGTCTGCATATGTGCGGTTATTTCATCCGCAGCTTCATGGAGCAATGGTTCGGAATTCCAAGGCAGCAATTCACGCCTTACTTATATATATATGAAGATGATCGGGCGGTAGAGCATTTGTTCCGGGTCACCTCGGGTCTCGATTCGATGGTTATCGGCGAGACGCAGATCCTGGGACAGATTCGTTCGGCCTTTTTGTTCGCGCAGCAGGAAGGAACGACCGGCACCTGGTTCAATACGCTGTTCAAGCAGGCGATTACGATGGCCAAGCGTGCCCATGCCGAGACGAACATCAATGACAATGCGGTGTCGGTCAGCTACGCCGCGGTCGAGCTGGGCAAGCGAATCTTCGGCTCTTTCCAGGGCAAGAAGGTGCTGATTCTCGGAGCGGGCAAGATGAGCGAGCTGACGGTGAAGCATCTCTATTCGAACGGCGCAGCCGAGGTCATGGTCGTGAACCGCACGTTCTCGCGCGCCCGGGAGCTGGCCGAACAGTTCCACGGCCGGGCCGGGACCCTGGAGGATGCCGGGGCATTCCTGCGCGAAGCGGATATTGTGATCAGCTCGACCGGAGCTCAGCAGTATATTATGACTGCGCAGGATGTCGAACGGGTGATGAAGCTGCGCAAATCGCGCCCGCTTTTCCTGATTGACATCGCCGTGCCGCGGGATCTTGATCCCGAGATTGGCAGCGTATCCAATGTGTTCCTGTATGACATCGACGATCTCGAAGGCATCGTGGAGAGCAATCTGGAGCAGCGCCGCAAGGAAGCCGCCAAGATTGAAGCGATGATCGCGAAAGAGCTCGATGAATACCGCCAATGGCTGAAGATGCTTGGCGTTACGCCGGTCATCCGCGCCCTGCAGACGAAGGCGGAGCGTATCCATCAGGATACGCTGGAGAGCCTGTTCAACAAGCTTCCGGACATGTCCGAGCGGGAGGTGAAGCTGATTCGCCGCCTCACGAAGAGCATGCTGAACCAGATGATGCATGATCCGATCCTGCAGATCAAGGAGCTTGCTGCGGAGACGAACGGGGATGAGGCGCTTCAGCTGTTTACCCAACTGTTCGCTCTGGAAGAGACGATGGCTGCTTCCGAGCCGGACAAGGGAACGAAGCGGGAATCCGCTGCGGTCTCCTCCCGGCGCGATGAAGAGCCGGAACGGACCAAGCCGGTTCTGTCATGGGCCGCGGTTACTTGGTAG